DNA sequence from the Amycolatopsis sp. Hca4 genome:
ACGCTGACCCGGCAGGCCGCCGCGGCCGGCCTGCACGCGTTGGCGACCCAGCTGTGCGTTGCCCTGCACTTCGAGTTCGAACGGCACCGTTCCGCGGAGTGGCTGCCGGTCAGCGAAGCTGCGTTGGCGGCGGCGCGCGCCGCCGGGGACCCGGCCGGGCAGGTGCTGTGTCTGCGGGTGCTCAGCAGCGCGCACTGGAGCAGATCGGACCACGCCGAAGCGCTCCGCCACCTTGACGAAGCCGTGAAACTGGCCGACGAGCTCGATGCGCCGGACCTGCGGATGATCGTCCTGACCGATCTGGGCCGCACGTCGATCTCGATCGGCCGGCTCCACGACGCCGCCGGGCACTACCGACGGGCCCTGGATCTGGAGCCGGCTCAGGACGGGGCAGCCTCCATCCCGAACCTCGTCGTGCTCGGCGACGTCCTCTGGGAACTGGGGAACTGGCCGGTGCCTACGACCTCCAAATCAGGGCGATCGAGACGGCGACCCGGCAGGGTTACGCCGCCGGGCTGCAACTCGCCGAAAGCCACGCGGGCCGGCCCATCCAGGCGCTCGGTGACCTGGAGCGCGCTGTCGAGCACTACCGGACCGGTCTCGAGCTGTGCCGGTCGGCGGGGGAGCACGCGGACGAGGCCAGCGTGCTCGCCAACCTCGCGGGCGCATTGCGCGACCTCGGCGCGTACGAGGAGGCGCTGGCGACCGCTCGCGACGCCCTGGCCAAAGCGACCCGGCTCGGCATGCTTCGGACGCAGGCGGGCGCGCACCACGTGCTCGGCACGGTCATGGTGGAGCTCGGCCGGATCGACGAGGCCCGGACGGCGCTCGAGTCGGCACTGGCCCTTTCCGTCGAGGCGGGCCATCCGCGTGGCCGCGGGGACGCGCTGGTCGCCCTGTCCGCGGTGCACCTGCGACAAGGGAGATTCGACGAAGCCTACGACCGGGCCGGTCGAGCCCTGGTCCTCAGCGAGGAGACCGGCCACGCCCTGATCCGGGCCGACAGCCTGCTCGCGATGGCCGCGGTCGAGGTCGGACGCGGGGAATCCGGAGCGGCACGTGCTCACGCCGAGCAGGCTCGAGCCCTGCACTGCCAAGCGGGCTGCCAGCTGGGTGTCGAGCGCGCCGACGCGGTGCTGACGTCGTTGCCGTCCTGACGGCGCTGGCGTCCGGGAGCGTCCAGGTATGTCCAGGATCCGGCCATCCCGGGCCGCGGTGGTGGTGAAGTGTGGCAGTCGTCGCCCA
Encoded proteins:
- a CDS encoding tetratricopeptide repeat protein; its protein translation is MERAVEHYRTGLELCRSAGEHADEASVLANLAGALRDLGAYEEALATARDALAKATRLGMLRTQAGAHHVLGTVMVELGRIDEARTALESALALSVEAGHPRGRGDALVALSAVHLRQGRFDEAYDRAGRALVLSEETGHALIRADSLLAMAAVEVGRGESGAARAHAEQARALHCQAGCQLGVERADAVLTSLPS